From Pseudonocardia autotrophica, one genomic window encodes:
- a CDS encoding ABC transporter substrate-binding protein, with protein MMRNPGLRLLAALTASAALLTLAACGSGAGPEADGTDGLQPVTLALGWVTQAEWAGYYAAQEQGFYREAGLDVTIRPGGPDVSAQQIVGSGQAELGTDSFGNTLSAIDQGASLKAIAQTTARPGYVMVSRKSAGIESPADWVGKRIGSWAGDQKLYATMAKYGIDPDTDVTMVQQGFDMNQFLAGDVDIASAYAFNELGQVLASGIPAEELNVYSFAEDDTSVAEDGIFVNGDFLESNRDDVAAFVTASMRGWAYCRDAAEHCVELVVQQGTALDADFQTYQMNQMNQLIWPSVAGLGSIDEEWYQQSIDLLHRYGVISRELPLDEVADLALNEAATAALNGVDRIGEGYSSPELPADLLTRG; from the coding sequence ATGATGCGCAATCCCGGGCTTAGGTTGCTCGCTGCCCTCACCGCTTCGGCCGCACTCCTCACCCTCGCCGCCTGCGGGAGTGGGGCTGGTCCGGAGGCCGACGGCACCGACGGTCTCCAGCCGGTCACCCTCGCGCTCGGCTGGGTCACCCAGGCCGAGTGGGCCGGTTACTACGCCGCCCAGGAACAGGGCTTCTACCGGGAGGCGGGGCTCGACGTGACGATCCGGCCCGGTGGGCCGGACGTCAGTGCGCAGCAGATCGTCGGATCGGGGCAGGCCGAGCTCGGCACGGACAGCTTCGGCAACACCCTGAGCGCGATCGACCAGGGCGCTTCGTTGAAGGCGATCGCTCAGACCACGGCCCGGCCCGGGTACGTGATGGTGTCGAGGAAATCCGCGGGCATCGAGTCCCCTGCGGACTGGGTCGGTAAGCGGATCGGTTCGTGGGCCGGTGACCAGAAGCTCTACGCGACGATGGCGAAGTACGGGATCGACCCGGACACCGACGTCACGATGGTTCAGCAGGGCTTCGACATGAACCAGTTCCTGGCCGGCGACGTCGACATCGCCTCCGCGTACGCGTTCAACGAGCTCGGACAGGTGCTGGCATCGGGGATCCCGGCCGAGGAGCTGAACGTCTACTCGTTCGCCGAGGACGACACCTCGGTCGCGGAGGACGGGATCTTCGTCAACGGTGACTTCCTGGAGTCCAACCGCGACGACGTCGCCGCGTTCGTCACCGCGTCGATGCGCGGCTGGGCCTACTGCCGGGACGCCGCCGAGCACTGCGTCGAGCTGGTTGTCCAGCAGGGAACCGCGTTGGACGCCGACTTCCAGACCTATCAGATGAACCAGATGAACCAGCTGATCTGGCCGTCGGTCGCGGGGCTGGGCAGCATCGACGAGGAGTGGTACCAGCAGTCGATCGATCTGCTGCACCGGTATGGCGTGATCAGCCGGGAGCTGCCGCTCGACGAGGTCGCCGATCTCGCGCTGAACGAGGCGGCGACCGCCGCGTTGAACGGGGTCGACCGGATCGGGGAGGGCTACAGTTCCCCTGAGCTTCCGGCCGACCTGCTCACCAGGGGCTGA
- a CDS encoding ESX secretion-associated protein EspG, giving the protein MTDRTPRPGVPGPVLDWRRATVLSAAEFDVARDLLDLGRGPAVLGLLSPGPTDVERAGVVREATRSLAARGLLDAGGFRPTLVDDLRTVAAPEFQHDLVVSPPTPQQALVGYRTGRAVLACRIGDDVALLRVRPEQAATALVELLGPLTPGPGPTVRIPVRVLAEAAAAAGDRTRWTAELLRRGCSGAEADLVARMGEVRGLAQLGAGRTEPAGRRAPAVLLVHATAEGCYYQRRPTSDVIGGPPAGGATVHAGPIDAPTLVAELTALLR; this is encoded by the coding sequence GTGACCGACCGGACACCGCGCCCCGGTGTGCCGGGGCCGGTGCTCGACTGGCGGCGGGCGACCGTGCTGAGCGCCGCCGAGTTCGACGTCGCCCGCGACCTGCTCGACCTGGGCCGCGGCCCGGCCGTGCTCGGGCTGCTCAGCCCCGGACCGACCGATGTCGAGCGGGCCGGTGTGGTCCGCGAGGCGACCCGGTCTCTGGCCGCGCGCGGGCTGCTCGACGCCGGTGGCTTCCGCCCCACCCTGGTCGACGACCTGCGCACCGTCGCCGCCCCCGAGTTCCAGCACGATCTGGTCGTCTCTCCACCCACCCCGCAGCAGGCGCTCGTCGGGTACCGGACCGGCCGGGCCGTGCTCGCCTGCCGGATCGGCGATGACGTCGCACTGCTCCGGGTGCGGCCGGAGCAGGCGGCGACCGCGCTGGTCGAGCTGCTGGGGCCGCTCACCCCCGGCCCCGGTCCGACCGTGCGGATCCCGGTGCGGGTGCTCGCCGAGGCCGCCGCGGCGGCCGGAGACCGCACCCGCTGGACGGCCGAGCTGCTGCGGCGCGGCTGCTCCGGCGCCGAGGCCGACCTGGTCGCGCGGATGGGGGAGGTCCGGGGCCTGGCCCAGCTCGGCGCCGGCCGGACGGAACCGGCCGGGCGCCGGGCACCGGCGGTGCTGCTGGTGCACGCCACCGCCGAGGGCTGCTACTACCAGCGCCGGCCCACCTCCGACGTCATCGGCGGACCGCCGGCGGGCGGCGCGACCGTGCACGCCGGACCGATCGACGCCCCGACCCTGGTCGCGGAGCTGACGGCGCTGTTGCGTTAG
- a CDS encoding ATP-binding cassette domain-containing protein, protein MDTRTAALPARTAERSNAARGARRDAVATTVGCILVAVATVALWELVKLVAGLDRTRLPHVWEVLAHFGERTSQGEIELIFLLGNLWVTVRSALIGILCALLVGAALGVLTAKRPVLGPSLMPLLILSRALPLVALAPPLVILFGPGWAAATIMATLAGFFPAVVAVARGIGEVPIAQRELLDSFGAPRRRQFTVLELPAALTHTSAAIRTVTAWGVPRSRPRGAPVRHAGWDRGGSARGQPVLLVPPGADVVRGAGRGRRGCGAGVPGLLACPGRRQGRAADHLPTGGSRIMTITRDPATGTRTAIEFSRVGKTFDPAAGPVLAGLDLTIADGEFVSLVGASGCGKSTLLRLAGDLTSPTDGAVLVDGREAALARERREVGVVFQSPNLLPWRSVIRNVELPLEHTGVTRAERRERAMAQLELVGLAAAGGKYPQQISGGMAQRVAIARALVYEPRIVLMDEPFGALDEITRDRLNLEVRDLWARTGKTVLFVTHSVPEAVFMSSRVVVMAAGPGRVGGIMEIDLPERRTAATTTTPAFFDAVTRVRTSLSAHMGAS, encoded by the coding sequence GTGGACACACGCACAGCGGCACTGCCCGCACGGACCGCGGAGCGTTCCAACGCGGCGCGGGGCGCTCGTCGCGACGCCGTCGCCACGACGGTGGGCTGCATCCTCGTCGCGGTAGCCACCGTCGCGTTGTGGGAGCTCGTGAAGCTGGTCGCGGGGCTGGACCGGACCCGGCTACCGCACGTCTGGGAGGTTCTGGCGCACTTCGGGGAGCGCACCTCGCAGGGCGAGATCGAGCTGATCTTCCTGCTCGGCAACCTGTGGGTCACGGTGCGGTCCGCGCTGATCGGCATCCTGTGCGCGCTGCTGGTCGGCGCTGCGCTGGGTGTGCTGACGGCCAAGCGGCCCGTGCTCGGCCCGAGCCTCATGCCGCTGCTCATCCTGAGCCGGGCACTGCCGCTGGTGGCGCTCGCACCGCCGCTGGTGATCCTGTTCGGGCCCGGCTGGGCTGCGGCGACGATCATGGCGACGCTGGCCGGGTTCTTCCCGGCCGTGGTCGCGGTGGCGCGCGGCATCGGAGAGGTCCCGATCGCCCAGCGGGAGCTGCTGGACAGCTTCGGCGCTCCGCGGCGGCGGCAGTTCACCGTGCTGGAGCTGCCGGCTGCGCTGACCCACACCAGCGCGGCGATCCGGACCGTCACGGCCTGGGGCGTTCCTCGGAGCCGTCCTCGCGGAGCTCCCGTCCGGCACGCAGGATGGGATCGCGGCGGTAGTGCTCGCGGCCAGCCAGTACTACTCGTACCGCCCGGAGCCGATGTGGTGCGCGGCGCTGGTCGTGGCCGGCGGGGGTGTGGCGCTGGTGTACCTGGTCTCCTGGCTTGTCCGGGCCGCCGCCAGGGCCGCGCTGCGGACCACCTACCTACCGGCGGGAGCCGAATCATGACCATCACCCGTGACCCCGCCACCGGGACCCGAACCGCGATCGAGTTCTCCCGGGTCGGCAAGACCTTCGACCCGGCGGCCGGCCCGGTGCTCGCCGGTCTGGACCTCACGATCGCCGACGGCGAGTTCGTCTCGCTCGTCGGGGCGTCCGGCTGCGGGAAGTCCACCCTGCTCCGGCTGGCGGGCGATCTGACGTCACCGACCGACGGGGCGGTGCTCGTCGACGGCAGAGAGGCTGCGCTCGCCCGCGAGCGGCGGGAGGTCGGGGTGGTGTTCCAGAGCCCCAACCTGTTGCCGTGGCGCAGTGTGATCCGCAATGTCGAGCTCCCGCTGGAGCACACCGGGGTGACCCGGGCCGAGCGTCGCGAACGGGCGATGGCCCAGCTCGAGCTGGTCGGCCTCGCCGCAGCGGGGGGGAAGTACCCGCAGCAGATCTCCGGCGGCATGGCCCAACGGGTCGCGATCGCCCGTGCGCTGGTCTACGAGCCCCGGATCGTCCTCATGGACGAGCCGTTCGGCGCGCTCGACGAGATCACCAGGGACCGGCTCAACCTGGAGGTCCGCGATCTCTGGGCACGGACCGGGAAGACCGTGCTGTTCGTGACCCACTCCGTCCCGGAGGCGGTGTTCATGTCCTCCCGAGTCGTCGTGATGGCTGCCGGGCCCGGCCGGGTCGGCGGGATCATGGAGATCGACCTGCCGGAGCGGCGTACCGCGGCGACCACGACCACCCCGGCCTTCTTCGACGCGGTGACCCGTGTCCGGACGAGCCTGTCGGCGCACATGGGCGCGTCGTGA
- a CDS encoding aromatic ring-hydroxylating oxygenase subunit alpha → MSLITPEVRAILDGLREFGGDFTTARTMPAAVYTSEEFYEFEKEAIFAREWLCLGHVSQVPESGDYFTVTVGDEPLIVVRDRSGEIGVMSAICQHRAYPVVEPGSAGSTKQFRCSYHYWAYGLDGRLVAAPEMTRTCPIAELRAETRLPQLKVEIWHGMIFANMDPAAAPLAPRLAKLAPEMEAYDVANLRAINHLEYPDQPWNWKGMHENALEPYHTSFVHMGYHDVAPASMAEFVEWDDTDGQIMHPTNYRWIDAGFNPTGKSVLPILPGLDEKRRSRIMFASVLPTVFFALSPDQVFYFLITPESAGRMTLRMAWLFPESSLKAPGFDWAFEMQNAVNAVINDQDITTNTRMQGGQRSRYANRGRYSWQESTLPQMNRWLTLRYQAYADSLSERAG, encoded by the coding sequence ATGAGCCTGATCACCCCCGAGGTCCGCGCCATCCTGGACGGCCTGCGCGAGTTCGGTGGCGACTTCACCACCGCGCGGACGATGCCGGCCGCCGTCTACACCTCCGAGGAGTTCTACGAGTTCGAGAAGGAGGCGATCTTCGCCCGCGAGTGGCTGTGCCTGGGCCACGTCAGTCAGGTTCCGGAGAGCGGTGACTACTTCACCGTCACCGTCGGCGATGAGCCGTTGATCGTGGTCCGCGATCGGTCCGGCGAGATCGGGGTGATGTCGGCGATCTGCCAGCACCGCGCCTACCCGGTCGTCGAGCCCGGTTCGGCGGGCAGCACGAAACAGTTCCGCTGCTCCTACCACTACTGGGCATACGGCCTCGACGGCAGGCTGGTCGCCGCACCGGAGATGACCCGGACCTGCCCGATCGCCGAGCTGCGGGCAGAGACCCGGCTGCCGCAGCTGAAGGTGGAGATCTGGCACGGAATGATCTTCGCCAACATGGATCCGGCCGCCGCACCGCTCGCGCCTCGGCTGGCGAAACTGGCGCCCGAGATGGAGGCCTATGACGTCGCGAACCTGAGGGCGATCAACCATCTCGAGTATCCGGACCAGCCGTGGAACTGGAAGGGCATGCACGAGAACGCCCTCGAGCCGTACCACACGTCGTTCGTGCACATGGGCTATCACGACGTCGCCCCGGCATCGATGGCCGAGTTCGTCGAGTGGGACGACACGGACGGCCAGATCATGCACCCGACGAACTACCGGTGGATCGACGCTGGCTTCAACCCGACCGGCAAGAGCGTGCTGCCGATCCTCCCCGGGCTGGACGAGAAGCGACGCAGCCGGATCATGTTCGCCTCGGTGCTGCCCACCGTGTTCTTCGCGCTGAGCCCCGACCAGGTCTTCTACTTCCTGATCACCCCCGAGTCGGCGGGCCGGATGACCCTCCGGATGGCGTGGCTGTTCCCGGAGAGCTCGCTCAAGGCCCCCGGGTTCGACTGGGCGTTCGAGATGCAGAACGCGGTCAATGCGGTGATCAACGACCAGGACATCACGACGAACACCCGTATGCAGGGCGGACAGCGGTCGCGGTACGCCAATCGCGGCCGGTACAGCTGGCAGGAGTCGACACTGCCGCAGATGAACCGCTGGCTGACCCTGCGTTACCAGGCATACGCGGACTCGCTCTCCGAGCGGGCCGGCTGA
- a CDS encoding PE domain-containing protein — MSSPAHLPRGSASDGLLLQIDVSNVLQVRDVLVAQLGSMQLALGRAERQLNLGPCGRDPVSLQAAASFRTKIEEIKAVHWAHVAELREATDRLAEAARHYGFTEEQLKGSFSSSPSSTRSEHASPDTPGAGGTP, encoded by the coding sequence ATGTCCTCACCTGCGCACCTCCCTCGTGGCAGCGCCTCCGACGGGCTCCTCCTCCAGATCGACGTCTCCAACGTTCTCCAGGTCCGGGACGTCCTCGTCGCTCAGCTCGGCTCCATGCAACTTGCGCTCGGCCGGGCCGAGCGACAGCTGAACCTCGGGCCGTGCGGCCGTGATCCGGTGTCCCTCCAGGCAGCAGCGAGCTTCAGAACCAAGATCGAGGAGATCAAGGCCGTCCACTGGGCTCACGTGGCCGAGCTCCGGGAGGCGACCGACAGGCTCGCCGAGGCCGCGCGGCACTACGGATTCACCGAGGAGCAGCTGAAGGGATCCTTCAGCTCGTCGCCGTCGTCCACTCGTTCGGAGCACGCCTCTCCCGACACACCCGGTGCAGGCGGGACGCCGTGA
- a CDS encoding ABC transporter permease, producing MNAAPAERYAPRAATRWLTVPGTVLLLILFVAAWSAAIRILAIGPLTLPSPSGVLAAVADKPGVYLRNGWNSLVEAVLGLGAGVVVGISVAGLVVRRRTARAVSAVYASALMAVPVVALIPLANAVFGFGMLPRVVVVAMAVGPLMFTFALNGFSAADPGTVELFRSIAASPVRVVWALHLPAAMPHLMSGLRVAAPTSFTVALLAQYFGGSLENLGTYIKSASVQLRVDNLWGAALTAFVFCAVLFWLAIALDRMLVRRH from the coding sequence GTGAACGCCGCCCCGGCGGAGCGGTACGCGCCGCGGGCGGCCACCCGGTGGCTGACCGTCCCGGGCACGGTGCTGCTGCTCATCCTGTTCGTCGCGGCCTGGTCGGCCGCGATCCGGATTCTGGCGATCGGACCGCTGACCCTGCCGTCGCCGTCCGGGGTACTCGCCGCGGTCGCCGACAAGCCCGGCGTCTACCTGCGCAACGGATGGAACAGCCTGGTCGAGGCGGTGCTGGGGCTGGGTGCCGGCGTCGTCGTCGGGATCTCCGTCGCGGGGCTCGTCGTGCGCCGCCGCACGGCCAGGGCGGTGTCGGCCGTGTACGCCTCCGCTCTGATGGCGGTTCCGGTCGTCGCACTCATCCCGCTGGCCAATGCGGTCTTCGGGTTCGGCATGCTGCCGCGGGTGGTCGTGGTCGCGATGGCCGTCGGCCCGCTGATGTTCACCTTCGCCCTGAACGGCTTCTCCGCGGCCGACCCGGGGACCGTGGAACTGTTCCGCAGCATCGCCGCCTCCCCGGTCCGGGTCGTCTGGGCGCTCCACCTCCCCGCGGCGATGCCGCACCTGATGAGCGGCCTGCGGGTCGCCGCCCCGACATCCTTCACCGTCGCGCTGCTCGCGCAGTACTTCGGCGGGAGCCTGGAGAACCTCGGCACCTACATCAAGAGCGCATCGGTGCAGCTGCGCGTCGACAACCTGTGGGGCGCGGCCCTCACCGCGTTCGTGTTCTGCGCGGTGCTCTTCTGGCTCGCCATCGCGCTCGACCGGATGCTCGTGCGCCGACACTGA
- a CDS encoding DUF3558 family protein yields the protein MGGSVRRGASLLPALVGAVVLLAGCSDGAEQPGGPFAPRPSDVDLARLDPCSSLTEQQLGARDLGAGAPGTATVNGTSARDCTWIGPTVNAGVQFIAVGAETAAEERGSRLLLVEGFGAVEGAPETNNGPGLPAFCQIAVDAGPQQSVRVQVNNGRPDTGGEPEAFRDVCRHAEDIAGAVMVNIRG from the coding sequence GTGGGCGGATCGGTCCGGCGCGGGGCGAGCCTGCTGCCTGCGCTCGTCGGGGCGGTCGTGCTCCTCGCCGGATGTTCCGACGGTGCCGAGCAGCCGGGCGGCCCGTTCGCACCGCGTCCCTCCGACGTCGATCTGGCCCGCCTGGACCCGTGCAGCTCCCTCACCGAGCAGCAGCTCGGAGCCCGCGACCTCGGAGCCGGAGCGCCCGGCACCGCCACGGTCAACGGCACCTCGGCCCGGGACTGCACCTGGATCGGTCCGACCGTCAACGCCGGCGTCCAGTTCATCGCCGTCGGCGCCGAGACCGCGGCGGAAGAACGCGGGTCACGGTTGCTCCTGGTGGAAGGTTTCGGTGCCGTCGAGGGGGCGCCGGAGACGAACAACGGTCCCGGGCTCCCCGCCTTCTGCCAGATCGCCGTCGACGCCGGGCCACAGCAGTCGGTACGGGTCCAGGTCAACAACGGACGTCCGGACACCGGCGGAGAACCGGAGGCGTTCCGCGACGTGTGCCGACACGCCGAGGACATCGCCGGCGCGGTGATGGTCAACATCCGCGGCTGA